The following coding sequences are from one Saprospiraceae bacterium window:
- a CDS encoding 50S ribosomal protein L25 codes for MQTVNITGQERPLTGKSASGVYRRQGLVPCVLYSKEENIQFNTAMVDLKPLVYSPDFKLADISINGKVHRCILKDLQFHPVSDSLIHVDFLKLVQGTKVKIEVPLRLAGNAAGVKSGGKLIQRVRSIKIKVDPDNMVSELTLDVSALDLGQSMRIRDISIPKNVEIVNNGAIPVVSIEIPRALKSAAAEAAAPKAGGKAPAKK; via the coding sequence ATGCAAACGGTCAACATAACAGGTCAGGAAAGACCACTTACAGGAAAATCTGCATCAGGAGTATACAGAAGACAGGGTCTAGTGCCATGTGTATTGTACTCTAAAGAAGAAAATATTCAATTCAACACTGCTATGGTTGACTTGAAGCCATTGGTTTACTCTCCGGATTTCAAACTTGCAGATATAAGCATCAATGGAAAAGTGCACCGTTGCATATTGAAAGACTTGCAGTTTCATCCGGTATCTGATTCCTTGATCCACGTAGATTTTCTTAAGTTGGTGCAAGGTACCAAAGTGAAGATCGAAGTTCCGCTCCGTCTGGCAGGTAATGCTGCCGGTGTGAAGTCTGGAGGTAAGTTGATACAAAGAGTTCGATCCATCAAGATCAAGGTGGATCCAGACAATATGGTTTCAGAATTAACTTTAGATGTTTCAGCTTTAGATCTTGGACAATCCATGAGGATCAGAGACATTTCTATTCCAAAAAATGTTGAAATTGTCAATAACGGGGCCATTCCGGTGGTGTCCATCGAGATCCCTCGCGCCCTCAAGAGTGCAGCCGCAGAGGCAGCTGCTCCCAAAGCTGGTGGCAAGGCTCCTGCCAAGAAATAG